The Medicago truncatula cultivar Jemalong A17 chromosome 4, MtrunA17r5.0-ANR, whole genome shotgun sequence genome includes a region encoding these proteins:
- the LOC25491291 gene encoding SCF E3 ubiquitin ligase complex F-box protein pof2, whose product MDALLCQISRFPLKLTSFNLSNQHAIPTKGLQAFSQKITTLTSLTCSNIAHLHTNDFFLIADCFPLLEELNLGNPTYIEDASNYPNGVEALLSKLLNLRKINLSFHRHINNRSLFRLFRNCKLLEEVIISKSYSITYASIAFAICERPTLRYLSFSMTPTMEYGETYLTSHFNGIRYLSSLNISDELLYSIAMKSLPLKRLVLGHCTGYSYDGIRCLLSKLHLDIQNAKVVNNYNIDYLSFLLSNLESINLSHGRNLSELSLLTLVRRCPLLNEIYIGKHKYWRNGFRFREL is encoded by the coding sequence ATGGACGCACTTCTCTGCCAAATCTCTCGTTTCCCATTGAAACTTACATCGTTTAATCTCTCCAACCAACACGCCATTCCCACCAAAGGGTTGCAAGCTTTCTCTCAAAAGATTACAACTTTGACCTCTCTCACATGTTCCAACATCGCTCATCTCCATACCAATGACTTCTTCCTCATTGCTGACTGTTTCCCTTTGCTTGAAGAACTCAACCTCGGTAACCCCACATATATCGAGGATGCTAGTAACTACCCTAATGGAGTCGAGGCTCTTTTATCGAAACTTTTAAATCTCCGCAAGATTAATCTCTCTTTTCATCGCCACATAAACAACCGATCACTTTTTCGCTTGTTCAGGAACTGTAAACTTCTCGAAGAGGTCATCATATCCAAGTCTTATTCGATAACCTACGCAAGCATTGCTTTTGCTATTTGCGAGAGACCAACATTGAGGTATTTATCCTTTTCTATGACTCCCACAATGGAATACGGTGAAACATACCTTACCTCACATTTCAATGGAATACGGTATTTGTCGTCTTTGAATATCTCGGATGAGCTGCTGTACTCTATTGCAATGAAAAGTCTTCCTTTGAAGAGGCTTGTGCTTGGACATTGCACCGGCTATAGTTATGATGGAATCCGATGTTTGTTATCCAAGTTGCATTTGGATATTCAAAATGCTAAGGTTGTGAATAATTACAATATTGACtacctttcttttcttcttagtAATTTGGAGTCTATAAACCTTAGTCATGGTAGGAATCTCAGTGAATTAAGCTTATTGACACTTGTTAGGAGGTGTCCTTTGCTCAATGAGATCTATATTGGAAAACACAAGTATTGGAGAAATGGGTTTAGGTTTAGAGAACTATAG
- the LOC11423741 gene encoding pollen-specific leucine-rich repeat extensin-like protein 1, which yields MPNPTPDIFLSPPEIPQEPPTFYMPNPTPDIFLSPPEIPQEPPIFATPNPTPDIFLSPPEIPQEPPTIATPNPTPDIFLSPPEIPQEPPIFAMPNPTPDIFLSPPEIPQEPPIFAMPAPDAFIASPVVPEFPGIPQDPVPNPDPVPWEDQPSPSEVFPPSVDSPP from the coding sequence ATGCCAAACCCAACACcagatatttttctttctccaccAGAGATTCCACAAGAACCACCAACTTTCTACATGCCAAACCCAACCCcagatatttttctttctccaccAGAGATTCCACAAGAACCACCGATTTTTGCCACGCCAAACCCAACACcagatatttttctttctccaccAGAGATTCCACAAGAACCACCAACTATCGCCACGCCAAATCCAACACctgatatttttctttctcctccTGAGATTCCACAGGAACCACCAATTTTCGCCATGCCAAATCCAACACcagatatttttctttctcctccTGAGATTCCACAAGAACCACCAATTTTTGCCATGCCAGCACCTGATGCTTTTATCGCGTCACCGGTGGTTCCTGAGTTTCCAGGTATCCCACAAGACCCTGTTCCTAATCCTGATCCTGTGCCGTGGGAAGACCAGCCGTCGCCATCAGAAGTGTTTCCGCCATCGGTTGATTCACCTCCATGA
- the LOC11418692 gene encoding glycine-rich cell wall structural protein 2: protein MEKVGGSCGISGGGRELSGVGFGMEKDGGSCGISGGGRELYGVGFGMEKDGGSFGISGGEGELSGVGFGVVKDGGCCGSSGTIGGGNKTPGVDGGGDNENENGSCGVMPGFDGGGDNENDVGTSGGGIEMPGWFVMGIGGGDSIENVGVSANGGGITRGGGTTAGSVGRDGDGGSGDDGDGGGGDATNGGGGGDGGGGGGDGGGGGGDGVGGIGQQGGGDGVGGNGQQGATGGGGQTGGGGDGGGGHAGGGGGDGAQGGVHAGGGEGGGG from the coding sequence ATGGAGAAAGTTGGTGGTTCTTGTGGAATCTCTGGAGGAGGAAGAGAACTATCAGGTGTTGGGTTTGGCATGGAGAAAGATGGTGGTTCTTGTGGAATCTCTGGAGGAGGAAGAGAATTATATGGTGTTGGGTTTGGCATGGAGAAAGATGGTGGTTCTTTTGGAATCTCTGGAGGAGAAGGCGAATTATCTGGTGTTGGATTTGGCGTGGTGAAAGATGGGGGTTGTTGTGGAAGTTCTGGAACCATAGGAGGAGGAAACAAAACGCCTGGtgttgatggtggtggtgacaatgaaaatgaaaatggatcTTGTGGTGTCATGCCTGGTTTTGATGGTGGTGGTGACAATGAAAATGATGTAGGGACAAGTGGTGGTGGAATAGAAATGCCTGGTTGGTTTGTGATGGGAATAGGAGGAGGTGATAGCATTGAAAATGTTGGTGTTTCTGCTAATGGAGGAGGAATTACAAGAGGTGGTGGGACTACCGCTGGTAGTGTTGGTAGAGATGGAGATGGAGGAAGCGGGGATGATGGAGATGGAGGAGGCGGGGATGCGACTAATGGTGGCGGAGGTGGTGATGGAGGGGGTGGAGGGGGTGATGGAGGGGGTGGAGGTGGTGATGGAGTTGGTGGTATTGGACAACAGGGAGGTGGTGATGGAGTTGGTGGTAATGGACAACAGGGTGCAACAGGTGGTGGTGGACAAACAGGCGGCGGAGGTGATGGTGGTGGAGGACACGccggaggtggtggtggtgatggagCGCAAGGTGGAGTACACGCCGGAGGTGGTGAAGGTGGTGGTGGTTGA
- the LOC11420499 gene encoding uncharacterized protein: protein MALLLRLKTTKPKPYSSPLHHLFSTSNSGDNDGGDGDKRPSFSESLRQVRSSFKQQPTSNTTPSPLSPSKQSESSVDIMSKIQSFRYKTTVPDSDDLLTQKKTISFQDMYSRMHNRSKDSAANIGSDSSKTTIGGGGIGLDVIRGSLNQLKNAPNQTPVTPRWRPNMSPGNSGTSLLPDSMFGKEIRDRLAKVNDSGSFGTVRLYMHDELGEKLKNLRPQVKGKDWFSIAELSERLKKVREMDEIDAKSSKSSADTNQVFNILKDSVQHIKAKEAEKPKASLQRIDMLSLIGGTPSYLSKPPKEHLVEKYFHPDNMSSAEKLKIELTKVRDEFKMSESDCGSARVQVATLTTKIKHLSSVLHKKDVHSRKGLIAMVQKRKKLLKYLRRTDWDSYCFVLSKLGLRDNPEYTYKARTGKSGDVAN, encoded by the exons atGGCGCTTCTTCTCCGTCTCAAAACCACAAAACCCAAACCCTACTCTTCACCACTCCACCACCTCTTCTCCACCTCCAACTCCGGCGACAATGACGGCGGCGACGGCGACAAAAGACCCTCCTTCTCCGAGTCCTTACGCCAAGTCAGAAGCTCATTCAAACAACAACCAACCTCAAACACAACACCTTCCCCTCTCTCTCCCTCGAAACAAAGCGAATCCTCTGTTGATATCATGAGCAAAATCCAAAGCTTCCGTTACAAAACCACCGTACCTGATTCCGATGATCTATTAACTCAGAAGAAGACAATCTCGTTTCAGGATATGTATAGTAGAATGCATAATCGATCCAAAGATTCCGCTGCGAATATTGGTTCGGATTCGTCGAAAACTACCATTGGTGGTGGTGGGATTGGACTTGATGTGATTCGTGGAAGTTTAAATCAGCTGAAAAATGCGCCGAATCAGACTCCGGTGACGCCGAGGTGGAGACCGAATATGTCGCCGGGGAATAGTGGGACGAGTTTGTTACCAGATTCAATGTTTGGGAAGGAGATAAGGGATAGGTTAGCGAAGGTGAATGATTCAGGGAGTTTTGGTACTGTTAGGTTATATATGCATGATGAATTGGGtgagaaattgaagaatttgagGCCTCAAGTGAAAGGAAAAGATTGGTTTTCAATTGCTGAGTTGAGTGAGAGGTTGAAGAAAGTGAGGGAAATGGATGAAATTGATGCTAAATCGAGTAAATCTAGTGCTGATACAAATCAAGTGTTTAACATTTTGAAAGATTCTGTTCAACATATCAAAGCTAAAGAAGCCGAGAAACCCAAAGCTTCAT TGCAGAGAATTGATATGTTGTCCCTGATTGGCGGGACTCCAAGCTACCTGTCAAAGCCTCCTAAAGAGCATCTTGTTGAAAAG TATTTTCATCCGGATAACATGTCCTCTGCCGAAAAGTTGAAAATTGAGCTCACAAAGGTTAGAGATGAATTTAAGATGTCCGAGTCAGATTGTGGCTCTGCTCGTGTTCAAG TTGCGACACTCACAACCAAGATTAAGCATCTATCATCAGTTCTACACAAGAAG GATGTGCATTCTCGGAAAGGTCTGATAGCAATGGTTCAAAAGAGGAAAAAGTTGCTGAAATACCTCAGAAGAACCGACTGGGATTCCTATTGTTTTGTTCTCTCTAAGTTAGGTCTACGTGATAATCCAGAATATACTTATAAAGCCCGGACTGGTAAATCGGGTGACGTAGCCAATTAA